Proteins encoded by one window of Candidatus Sumerlaea chitinivorans:
- a CDS encoding Mannose-1-phosphate guanylyltransferase (GDP), with amino-acid sequence MTKRVAVIMAGGAGERFWPLSRQHYPKQLLKIGGNRSMLRAALERVRPLVAPEHTFVITGRALKPAIEKAADDLPPENIVAEPEGKNTAACLALACAYVAHRFPDEPDVVMLVLTADHFIRDVQAFAADCTEAIGYAEKHDALVTFGIQPDRPETGYGYIEVGEPAEGFQRVFRVKRFREKPDLATAQEFMKAGNFWWNSGMFVWRTSVLREAFRKHLPRAYAQLDAMRDAFSSPNVATALATAFEPLEKISIDVAVMEPASQEGKVAVVRASFDWDDIGTWSSLARLLPHDSDGNVVFGNAHLLGSQNTIAYSVGEDGCNEGPIVVGLGLKDMIVVHTPDAILVLPASEAQRVKDVVAYLRQHGMTQYL; translated from the coding sequence GTGACAAAGCGGGTTGCGGTGATTATGGCTGGAGGGGCGGGGGAGCGGTTCTGGCCGCTGAGCCGTCAGCACTATCCGAAGCAACTGCTGAAGATTGGGGGCAACCGCAGCATGCTGCGGGCGGCGTTGGAGCGGGTGCGGCCCCTCGTGGCGCCGGAGCACACCTTCGTCATTACCGGCCGTGCTCTCAAACCCGCCATTGAAAAAGCTGCGGACGATTTGCCGCCAGAGAACATTGTCGCTGAGCCGGAAGGCAAGAATACCGCCGCGTGTTTGGCGTTGGCGTGTGCCTATGTGGCGCACCGATTCCCCGACGAGCCCGACGTGGTCATGCTGGTCCTGACTGCGGATCATTTTATCCGGGATGTGCAGGCTTTCGCTGCGGACTGCACGGAGGCCATTGGCTACGCAGAGAAGCATGACGCGCTGGTGACGTTCGGCATTCAGCCCGATCGACCGGAAACGGGATACGGCTACATTGAGGTGGGAGAGCCTGCCGAGGGATTTCAGCGCGTTTTCCGGGTGAAACGGTTCCGCGAAAAGCCGGACCTTGCGACCGCGCAAGAGTTCATGAAAGCGGGAAATTTCTGGTGGAACTCAGGGATGTTTGTCTGGCGAACGAGTGTGTTGCGCGAGGCATTCCGCAAGCATTTGCCGCGTGCCTACGCGCAACTGGACGCCATGCGCGACGCTTTCAGTTCGCCCAACGTGGCTACCGCGCTCGCAACCGCATTCGAGCCGCTGGAGAAAATCTCCATTGACGTTGCGGTGATGGAACCGGCCTCACAAGAGGGCAAGGTTGCTGTCGTCCGAGCCAGCTTTGACTGGGATGACATCGGCACGTGGAGCTCGCTGGCGCGCCTACTGCCTCACGATAGCGACGGAAACGTCGTGTTTGGCAATGCGCACTTGCTTGGCTCCCAAAACACAATTGCGTATTCAGTGGGTGAGGACGGCTGCAATGAGGGTCCGATCGTGGTGGGGCTGGGGCTCAAGGACATGATCGTCGTGCATACGCCTGACGCAATTCTTGTGCTACCGGCTTCGGAAGCGCAGCGGGTGAAAGACGTGGTGGCGTATCTACGCCAGCATGGGATGACCCAGTACCTGTGA
- a CDS encoding Phosphoglycolate phosphatase, translating into MNKDKSSNDLASRPPIQLIVFDLDGTLVDAFEDIALAVNHMLALDGLPPRSVEEVKRHVGRGVRMLIQGILGTDDPAVLDEKVHVLTEYYRQHPIRTARLYNGVVTGLEKLRAAGLRLAVASNKPHALTCYLLEHLGVARFFDWIEGQSDAFPRKPAPDVLYHLMKLAGAQPATTLIVGDSPTDVEFARAAGTEVVCVTYGQCTREELLPYAPDAIVEDFNAVVANVLERNKKQQ; encoded by the coding sequence GTGAACAAAGACAAAAGCTCAAACGATTTGGCGTCGCGTCCGCCCATTCAACTGATAGTCTTTGACCTCGATGGCACGCTTGTGGACGCCTTTGAGGACATCGCTCTCGCCGTGAATCACATGCTCGCGCTCGATGGGCTACCGCCCCGTTCTGTCGAAGAAGTCAAACGCCACGTTGGGCGCGGCGTTCGAATGCTCATTCAAGGTATCCTTGGGACGGATGACCCCGCCGTGCTCGACGAAAAAGTGCACGTCCTGACTGAGTATTATCGCCAACATCCCATTCGAACAGCTCGTCTCTACAACGGCGTGGTGACGGGGCTCGAGAAGCTTCGCGCCGCTGGCCTTCGCCTTGCCGTCGCCTCAAATAAGCCCCACGCCTTGACGTGCTATCTACTCGAACATTTGGGTGTCGCACGGTTCTTCGATTGGATCGAAGGCCAATCGGACGCATTCCCGCGCAAGCCTGCGCCCGATGTCCTTTATCATCTCATGAAACTTGCGGGGGCCCAACCTGCGACCACCCTAATCGTAGGCGACAGCCCGACAGATGTGGAATTTGCGCGCGCTGCCGGCACAGAGGTCGTGTGCGTGACCTACGGTCAATGCACTCGCGAGGAGCTGTTGCCCTACGCCCCCGACGCTATTGTCGAAGATTTCAACGCTGTTGTTGCCAATGTGCTCGAGCGCAACAAGAAGCAGCAGTAG
- a CDS encoding N-acetylmuramoyl-L-alanine amidase, translating to MRRATYLWNAALGLCALAASAFAANPLVTVLEDFESGTTRNATPVDQYNSSAGGASNTAVANVLESGSRRLQLTDADGTYNGVYILFSGAIPQAGYYLITADVKVDNASAPIGTFGMAVAVGGPSTAKISDVNAGYVMNLTGTGDAVLGYQTIGAALNVPNSGTFPKDLIIYFSTDPSGNSYNAPAADGNFNGTHRGAANTWPAGSSNAVYIDNIKRIGPGNFREERHLWISIGDGFTNLSTLENLLVAAKNNNFNCVDILARYRANAYYVPNRYNTTYPNPEPFAPGASASNDPIQYAIDRGRELGLKIFASFSCFAVTDGSDTYPSYLPSGSVMWYYNGGSPRAMTKADVGGEGLWADVSRADVRNYTKNVILDFVANYDVDGIILDRVRYPNYYFSYNPQGLTEMGISGTPSPTDATFRTARRNAVATFIQDVYDSATALKPWLIIGAAPIAYSDSLVDTYNSVMQFWPAWTSRKTSQRAVSFGVLDLFQPQFYRLPSTTPAGPAANTTLMNKAQFGDVAAYSLDNGLMPGALSVVSPIFYHPSSGDVSVSNCNAQNITDARALAMGGVGIFPATPTLADISYIRDPNASSAGVDVLGSAAPHTDYLFKKDYDNVKPNAVSNFTASPQSDGRVILSWTPPSPAADGETADQYLIYRSTTTPVKEYRSNLVTFAKIPGSATSYTVPTGWAGTYYYRIVPVDDYNNRGPAREVGPITVTGEPTPPADIIVDNPSATFAGTWYTGTSATDKYGSDYRYAYAGTGSATATFAATIPVTGTWTVSEWHCAGTNRATNARHTINYAGGSTVVTVNQTVNGGKWNALGQYNFNAGTQYSVVIDDIFSGSVVIADAIKWSYVIQPPAAPSGLTATAVSQSQINLTWTDNSSNERNFIVARATTSGGPYTDIATLGVNVTSYSDTGLSPNTTYYYVVRASNSAGASANSSQASATTLPNPPAAPSGLSATAVSSSQINLTWTDNSTNESNFVVARSTTSGGPYTDIATLPANTTSYSNTGLSANTTYYYVVRATNAGGSSANSNQASATTPVPDIIVDNPSATFSGTWTTASSATDKYGADYRYATSGSGATATYNANVPIAGNYRVSVWYSQGTNRANNAPYTVNFSGGSLTYSVNQQTNGGTWVTLGTHYFAAGGGQVVIGTAGANPSVVIADAVRFTYLNSNAPVTVTYDAVATEDGYVLESSETSNVGGTINSSNTTFAVGDNSQRLQFKGILSFDTSPIPDDATIQKVTLKLTQYSINGGDPWASLGTLSVDLAVPSFGAATTLATEDFAAAATVTNVATVSKPSGNNVTVSSALSSAGVLRVSKTGKTQLRLQFALDDDNDSANDYVNFYSGNYSTNTAYRPKLEIEYTR from the coding sequence ATGAGGCGAGCGACGTACCTATGGAACGCGGCCCTCGGCCTTTGCGCCCTTGCAGCGAGCGCCTTTGCTGCAAATCCTCTAGTCACGGTGCTCGAGGATTTTGAATCGGGCACTACCCGCAACGCCACCCCTGTGGACCAGTATAATAGTTCCGCGGGAGGCGCCAGCAACACCGCCGTCGCGAACGTGCTCGAATCGGGTTCGCGGCGACTCCAACTCACCGATGCCGATGGCACCTACAATGGCGTTTATATTCTTTTCTCCGGCGCCATCCCGCAGGCAGGTTATTACCTGATCACTGCGGACGTGAAGGTGGACAACGCCAGCGCCCCCATCGGCACGTTCGGTATGGCGGTTGCAGTCGGTGGCCCCTCCACCGCAAAAATCTCCGACGTTAATGCTGGCTACGTGATGAATCTCACGGGAACCGGCGACGCGGTGCTCGGCTACCAGACGATTGGTGCCGCCCTCAATGTTCCGAACTCGGGGACCTTCCCCAAAGATCTGATCATCTATTTTAGCACGGACCCCTCCGGCAACAGCTATAACGCCCCCGCCGCCGACGGCAACTTCAACGGCACGCACCGCGGCGCCGCCAATACGTGGCCCGCTGGGTCCTCGAACGCCGTGTACATTGACAATATCAAACGGATCGGACCCGGCAACTTCCGCGAGGAGCGCCACCTGTGGATTTCGATCGGCGATGGATTCACCAATCTCTCCACGCTTGAGAATCTCCTCGTTGCGGCTAAGAACAACAACTTCAACTGCGTGGATATCCTCGCGCGCTATCGGGCAAATGCCTACTACGTGCCAAACCGCTACAACACCACCTATCCCAATCCTGAGCCCTTCGCTCCGGGTGCGAGCGCCTCTAACGATCCAATCCAGTACGCCATTGATCGGGGAAGAGAGTTAGGACTGAAAATTTTCGCTTCCTTTAGTTGCTTTGCGGTTACGGACGGTTCTGACACGTACCCGTCTTATCTCCCCTCTGGCAGCGTGATGTGGTATTATAATGGCGGCTCGCCGCGCGCGATGACAAAGGCCGACGTCGGAGGCGAAGGTCTGTGGGCAGACGTTAGCCGGGCCGACGTACGCAACTACACGAAAAACGTCATCCTCGACTTTGTCGCGAACTACGACGTGGACGGCATCATTCTCGACCGGGTCCGCTACCCGAATTACTATTTCAGCTACAACCCGCAGGGATTGACGGAGATGGGCATCTCGGGAACACCCTCGCCCACCGACGCCACATTCCGCACTGCGCGACGCAACGCTGTGGCAACATTCATTCAGGACGTCTACGACAGCGCGACTGCCCTCAAACCGTGGCTAATCATCGGCGCCGCCCCCATTGCTTACAGCGACTCCCTTGTGGACACCTATAATTCCGTCATGCAGTTCTGGCCAGCATGGACTTCGCGTAAGACTTCCCAGCGAGCCGTGAGCTTCGGCGTCCTCGATCTCTTCCAGCCGCAGTTCTATCGGTTACCGTCAACTACCCCAGCGGGGCCCGCTGCAAACACCACTCTAATGAACAAAGCCCAGTTCGGCGACGTTGCTGCCTACAGCTTGGACAACGGCCTCATGCCGGGCGCACTCAGCGTGGTCTCTCCGATTTTCTACCACCCGTCGAGTGGCGATGTGAGTGTCTCGAACTGCAACGCCCAAAACATTACCGATGCGCGCGCCCTCGCCATGGGCGGTGTTGGAATTTTCCCGGCAACTCCGACGCTTGCGGACATTTCCTACATTCGTGACCCGAATGCGTCCTCCGCCGGCGTGGACGTGCTGGGCTCGGCGGCTCCCCACACCGACTATCTCTTCAAGAAAGATTACGACAACGTAAAACCCAACGCGGTGTCGAACTTCACGGCTTCGCCCCAATCCGACGGCCGTGTGATTCTCTCGTGGACACCACCGTCACCAGCGGCCGACGGCGAAACGGCGGATCAGTACCTCATCTATCGCTCGACGACGACTCCGGTGAAGGAGTACCGCTCCAATCTGGTGACGTTTGCGAAGATCCCCGGCTCCGCCACTTCCTACACCGTGCCGACCGGCTGGGCGGGAACCTACTACTATCGCATCGTACCCGTGGATGATTACAACAACCGCGGCCCAGCGCGCGAAGTCGGGCCGATTACCGTCACGGGCGAACCCACCCCACCCGCGGACATCATCGTGGATAACCCCAGCGCTACCTTCGCGGGCACATGGTACACCGGAACCAGCGCAACCGACAAGTATGGGAGCGACTACCGCTACGCCTATGCTGGCACCGGAAGTGCAACCGCCACCTTTGCCGCCACGATCCCGGTGACTGGCACCTGGACGGTGAGCGAGTGGCACTGCGCGGGCACCAACCGTGCCACCAACGCTCGCCACACCATCAACTACGCGGGCGGCTCGACGGTGGTCACCGTGAACCAAACGGTCAACGGCGGAAAGTGGAACGCACTTGGGCAATACAACTTCAACGCTGGCACCCAGTATTCGGTGGTGATTGACGACATCTTCTCCGGCTCGGTGGTCATTGCGGACGCCATCAAGTGGTCCTACGTCATTCAACCGCCCGCTGCGCCTAGCGGCCTCACCGCAACCGCCGTCAGTCAGTCGCAAATCAACCTGACGTGGACCGACAACTCCTCTAACGAGCGGAACTTCATCGTGGCGCGCGCCACGACCTCAGGCGGACCCTACACAGATATCGCAACATTGGGCGTGAATGTCACGTCTTACAGCGATACGGGGCTGAGCCCGAACACCACCTACTACTACGTGGTGCGTGCCTCGAACTCTGCAGGTGCTTCGGCAAATTCCAGTCAGGCAAGCGCAACGACCTTGCCTAACCCGCCGGCGGCGCCGAGCGGCCTCAGCGCCACCGCCGTCAGCAGCTCCCAGATCAACCTCACGTGGACCGACAACTCCACGAACGAGTCGAACTTCGTGGTTGCACGCTCCACTACATCTGGTGGGCCCTACACCGACATCGCGACCCTGCCGGCGAACACGACCTCGTACAGCAACACAGGGTTGAGCGCCAACACCACCTACTACTACGTCGTGCGCGCCACAAATGCTGGCGGCTCCTCCGCGAACTCGAATCAAGCGAGCGCAACCACGCCAGTGCCGGATATCATTGTGGATAACCCGTCAGCCACGTTCTCGGGAACATGGACCACCGCCTCAAGCGCAACGGATAAGTACGGGGCCGACTACCGCTACGCCACATCCGGCTCCGGCGCCACGGCAACCTACAATGCCAACGTTCCCATCGCCGGAAACTATCGCGTGAGCGTCTGGTACAGCCAAGGAACGAACCGGGCAAACAATGCTCCCTACACAGTGAACTTTAGTGGCGGGTCGCTCACCTACTCCGTCAATCAGCAGACGAACGGCGGCACGTGGGTGACGCTTGGCACGCATTACTTCGCTGCCGGTGGCGGGCAAGTTGTCATCGGCACCGCCGGCGCGAATCCGTCCGTTGTCATTGCAGATGCGGTGCGCTTCACCTATCTCAACTCCAATGCCCCGGTGACAGTCACCTACGATGCAGTGGCTACGGAGGATGGCTACGTGCTCGAAAGTAGCGAAACCTCGAATGTGGGCGGCACCATCAATTCCTCGAACACAACCTTCGCAGTTGGCGACAACAGCCAGCGGCTACAGTTCAAAGGAATTCTCAGCTTCGACACATCGCCGATCCCCGATGACGCCACCATCCAGAAGGTCACGCTCAAACTCACCCAGTATTCGATCAACGGCGGCGACCCATGGGCAAGCCTCGGAACCCTCAGCGTGGACCTTGCGGTACCCAGCTTCGGAGCGGCGACAACTTTGGCCACGGAAGACTTCGCAGCGGCCGCAACCGTCACAAACGTGGCCACGGTTTCCAAGCCGTCGGGAAACAATGTCACTGTCTCGTCCGCTCTCTCGAGCGCGGGAGTTCTGAGGGTCAGCAAGACGGGTAAAACGCAGCTGCGCCTCCAGTTCGCGCTCGACGACGACAATGACTCGGCGAACGACTACGTGAACTTCTACTCCGGCAACTACAGCACGAATACAGCCTATCGGCCAAAACTTGAGATTGAATACACACGTTAA